Proteins encoded together in one Longimicrobium sp. window:
- a CDS encoding YicC/YloC family endoribonuclease, with protein sequence MTGYGEAERETAAGTLRVEVRTVNHRHLNVNFRLPNALARWEGELREWLRAHFARGHVNCSVRLEPPAGSAAARGLRIDEERVQAYLALFRDMGTRLGVAGEPDLALITRFNDVIVRDEGEAEQVEVTPEDLRAALDDAARQNLGMREDEGRRLHDDLEGRLRAIDAALRVVEERAPARLVAERDRLRAAIAELAGGVAVDPDRLAQEVAYLAERWDVNEELVRFRSHNELFRELLAAEAAEAVGKRLSFLVQEMNREANTIGSKANDAAISHRVVAIKEEIERLREQVENVE encoded by the coding sequence ATGACGGGGTACGGGGAGGCCGAGCGGGAGACCGCGGCGGGTACCCTTCGGGTGGAGGTGCGGACGGTAAACCACCGTCATCTCAACGTGAACTTCCGCCTTCCGAACGCCCTCGCGCGGTGGGAAGGGGAGCTTCGCGAGTGGCTGCGCGCCCACTTCGCGCGTGGCCACGTCAACTGCTCCGTCCGCCTGGAGCCCCCCGCCGGGAGCGCCGCCGCACGCGGCCTGCGCATCGACGAGGAGCGGGTGCAGGCGTACCTGGCCCTCTTCCGCGACATGGGCACCCGGCTGGGCGTGGCGGGCGAGCCGGACCTGGCGCTGATCACCCGCTTCAACGACGTCATCGTCCGCGACGAGGGCGAGGCGGAGCAGGTGGAGGTCACGCCCGAGGATCTGCGCGCCGCGCTGGACGACGCCGCGCGCCAGAACCTGGGGATGCGCGAGGACGAGGGGCGCCGCCTGCACGACGACCTGGAAGGACGGCTCCGCGCCATCGACGCGGCGTTGCGGGTGGTGGAGGAGCGGGCGCCTGCGCGGCTGGTGGCGGAACGGGATCGACTGCGCGCCGCCATCGCGGAGCTGGCCGGCGGGGTCGCGGTGGATCCGGACCGGCTGGCGCAGGAGGTGGCGTACCTGGCCGAGCGCTGGGACGTCAACGAGGAGCTGGTGCGCTTCCGCTCGCACAACGAGCTCTTTCGCGAGCTGCTGGCGGCCGAGGCCGCGGAGGCGGTGGGGAAGCGTCTCTCCTTCCTCGTCCAGGAGATGAACCGCGAGGCGAACACGATCGGCTCCAAGGCCAACGACGCGGCGATCTCGCACCGCGTGGTCGCCATCAAGGAAGAGATCGAGCGGCTGCGCGAACAGGTGGAGAACGTCGAGTGA
- the rpoZ gene encoding DNA-directed RNA polymerase subunit omega, translated as MRVVTPGQAARHTGSKYLGVLVAAKMARNLNELRRGEMMEDPTVSGGGDEPREKLTTTALEEVADGRAEFYLSKRLRPSGQ; from the coding sequence ATGCGAGTCGTCACTCCGGGCCAGGCCGCCCGCCACACCGGCAGCAAGTACCTCGGCGTTCTGGTCGCCGCCAAGATGGCGCGCAACCTCAACGAGCTGCGCCGCGGCGAGATGATGGAAGACCCCACCGTGAGCGGCGGCGGCGACGAGCCGCGCGAAAAGCTCACCACCACCGCGCTGGAAGAGGTGGCGGACGGCCGGGCCGAGTTCTACCTGTCGAAGCGCCTGCGCCCCTCGGGCCAGTAA
- the gmk gene encoding guanylate kinase, translating into MTDGLAGRTFPLVLAAPSGAGKTTIARALRERRKDVVFSVSATTRPPRPGERDGVDYHFVDHAEFRRMIEAGELIEWAEVHGNLYGTPLRNVADAVARREYLLLDIDVQGARQIRRKLPEAVFVFVLPPSGQALVERLAGRGSEDAEVRLRRLANARDEIREAAHFDFAVVNDDLGHAVDEVERILLAETRRVSRIPALQAEIARMCGDIEGYLGAARG; encoded by the coding sequence GTGACGGATGGGCTGGCGGGACGCACCTTTCCGCTGGTCCTGGCCGCCCCCTCCGGCGCCGGCAAGACGACCATCGCGCGGGCGCTCCGCGAACGTCGAAAAGACGTGGTGTTCTCGGTCTCGGCCACCACGCGCCCCCCGCGGCCCGGCGAGCGCGACGGCGTGGACTACCACTTCGTGGACCACGCCGAGTTCCGCCGGATGATCGAGGCGGGCGAGCTGATCGAGTGGGCCGAGGTGCACGGCAACCTGTACGGCACCCCGCTGCGCAACGTGGCCGATGCGGTCGCGAGGCGCGAGTACCTCCTCCTGGACATCGATGTCCAGGGCGCGCGGCAGATCCGCCGCAAGCTCCCGGAGGCGGTGTTCGTCTTCGTGCTGCCGCCCTCGGGGCAGGCACTCGTGGAGCGGCTGGCGGGGCGGGGAAGCGAGGACGCGGAGGTGCGCCTCCGCCGGCTCGCCAACGCGCGCGACGAGATCCGCGAGGCCGCGCACTTCGACTTCGCGGTGGTCAACGACGATCTGGGCCACGCGGTCGACGAAGTGGAGCGCATCCTGCTCGCGGAAACGCGGCGGGTGAGCCGCATCCCGGCCCTCCAGGCGGAGATCGCGCGGATGTGTGGCGACATCGAAGGGTACCTGGGCGCCGCTCGGGGGTAG
- a CDS encoding XRE family transcriptional regulator produces MNEIERLRNRLQERFPTASLAMDPAETPSGSWWLDVELQGHHVAIKWRPEVGFGISTPSDDDFDSGADEIYTSESAAFDRLRELLRGRLRTIPPRELTLPKLREMRELSQVELAGRLQVSQGALSRMERRSDMLIGSLRSAITAMGGELEVRASFPEGDVVRIKFEDGA; encoded by the coding sequence ATGAACGAGATTGAACGGCTCAGGAACCGACTCCAGGAACGGTTCCCGACCGCCTCTCTAGCGATGGACCCCGCCGAGACCCCATCCGGCAGCTGGTGGCTCGACGTGGAGCTACAAGGACATCACGTCGCCATCAAATGGCGGCCAGAGGTGGGCTTCGGCATCTCCACCCCCTCTGATGACGATTTCGACTCCGGGGCTGACGAGATCTACACGAGCGAGTCCGCGGCTTTCGATCGCTTGAGGGAGTTGCTTCGCGGGCGGCTGAGGACGATTCCTCCAAGGGAGCTTACGCTGCCCAAGCTGCGCGAGATGCGCGAGCTCTCACAGGTCGAACTCGCCGGCCGGCTTCAGGTAAGCCAGGGAGCGCTGTCCCGGATGGAGCGGCGGAGCGACATGCTGATCGGCTCCCTGCGCAGCGCGATCACCGCGATGGGCGGGGAGCTGGAGGTGCGGGCCTCATTTCCCGAGGGCGACGTCGTGCGTATCAAATTCGAAGACGGCGCATAA